A region of the Desulfomonile tiedjei genome:
AAGTGAATGGTTACACCAATCGTTCAGTTACCCGCGAAATCATTGGTTCTCTGTAATTGCGAGGAGTGAATTCCCGGCTTTACTTGAAAGCAATGTTGGTCTTTCGGCTCAGACTCATTCTTGTGGGGCAGGCTATCTAGCCTACCGGTCCGGAATTCCAATGACGGCAGTCGGATAGCCTGCCCCACGAATCAGCGACATTGCTACGAACTATGGTCCACAATGACGACTGTGTGGTGCCTTTATTACCAAGAATGACTTGCCTGGTCTGTAAGCCGCGGATATAATGAGTCCTACGGCAATCTGGTGATGGTCCGATGTCGTCATTCCCGGTTATTTTTTGAAATTCCTTCAGTGATGCCTCGGGGGGCTGAGGCCTCGCTGTCGGCGATGTCGACCCCATGTCTGAAAGGCGTCAAGAGCCTTGGAAGAGGAAATGGAGTCGAGTGGGCCTTTGACGCCAATTGCCAACCTGGCCGCATAATTGCCGCTACCTGCGGGGGGATGCAGAATTGCTTGGCAAGTTAACTGAGGTACTTGTAATTGCTGTCTTTCGGTGGTGTGGGCTGGCAAATGGTCTTGGGGAGGCGTCGTCACCAAGTCGTCAGGCCGGACGTTGGTCCTCAAAGAGACCGTCGGGAACCATAGGTCCGAGAGGCCGAGTCAACCATGAAATACCCATCCAAAGCCAACTAAAGCCGATCCGGGCAAAACGGATCGGGGTCCGTATTTTCGCGCAATACCCTGGAACTCAAGCATTAATTGCGCTGACGCCATGAGAGGCATCCATGGTTACAGGCGAAACCAGGCAATCTACCCAAAAAGGGCGACCTCGCAGGTCGGCTTACGTGCTGGCCACAATCCTGGTGCTTCTTGCAGGCACTACCGTGTACGTGCTGTTCCGGCTCTATCAAACATCCGCCCTTCTGGCAGAATCGGACAGGAAAGCCTTCCGTCTGGAAACCACAAACAAGGCGTCCGTCCTTAACGACTATTTCCGGCGAAGAATGCGCGAGGTGATGCTGTGTTGCCAGCGTGAGGTGTTTCAGATGTATTACGACAGCCTCGCGTTGGGGTTGTCGGGGAACAACGAACTGGAAGTGGTGTCCGGACAAATTGAGGAAGCGCTTCTGCTGACTCGGTTGGAAATCGAGGAGCAAGGCCGGCCGGTGTACGCGAGTGCTGCCTTTTTTGATCTAGGAACAGGGTCTATCGTGGCCAGGACCGACTTCTCTCCCAAAGGAAGATGGATCACCGAAGATTTGTTTGCTTCGATGAGGACGAAGACGGGCAAGGACGTTACGTTTGGGAGGCTGTGCGACGGCGGCCTGTGCAAGATTTTTGCCTTGGGAGTGGTGAGGCACGCCGGGAAAGACAAGGGGCTCCTCTTGATGGAACTGTCCGCGGAAACCGTCTGGAGCAAAATACAACTCCTAGGCCTGGAAGCTGTTGACGACTTCAGCGGCTTGGCAGATTCCGACGGAGTGCTCGTTCTGGGTCCCCCCACCCTTCTCGGGCTCAAAATTCAAGATACCCTGGGTCTGTCTCCTGAAGCCCTGGAGGACACCCGGATGATTGACGGTGGGGCCCGTGCCGCTCGAGGCTTGAGCAAAGCTGCGGCCGTTTCAGGCAGCAAGCTTCCGGAAAGCGGCTTTTATTTGGTTCACGTTGCTCCGCGATCCAAATTCGTGGAAGGGCATTCGCCCATATTGTGGACCTTGGTGTTCGCCTCGTTGATGGGCGGCTTGGTGCTGGTGCTCCTCCACATATCCAAG
Encoded here:
- a CDS encoding GHKL domain-containing protein, whose amino-acid sequence is MVTGETRQSTQKGRPRRSAYVLATILVLLAGTTVYVLFRLYQTSALLAESDRKAFRLETTNKASVLNDYFRRRMREVMLCCQREVFQMYYDSLALGLSGNNELEVVSGQIEEALLLTRLEIEEQGRPVYASAAFFDLGTGSIVARTDFSPKGRWITEDLFASMRTKTGKDVTFGRLCDGGLCKIFALGVVRHAGKDKGLLLMELSAETVWSKIQLLGLEAVDDFSGLADSDGVLVLGPPTLLGLKIQDTLGLSPEALEDTRMIDGGARAARGLSKAAAVSGSKLPESGFYLVHVAPRSKFVEGHSPILWTLVFASLMGGLVLVLLHISKSQSERNLMYNQLREAHEHLEQRVQERTAELEHLNQTLRLEISERQRVEEVLRKTSQDLEAANQELKDFAYIVSHDLKAPLRAANQLVGWLATDYGHLFDEEGKGHLDLLLSRVTRMHNLIDSILHYSRLGRIREEQTAVDLNILVSEVIQLVGPPAHISITVENELPTIICEETRIQELFQNLLDNAIKYSDKPEGRIRIGCAREDSHWKFGISDNGPGIDQKYHEKVFQIFQTLHSRDEVESTGIGLTVVRKIVELHGGKVWVESQMGSGTTFFFTLPDARGES